The following proteins are encoded in a genomic region of Glycine max cultivar Williams 82 chromosome 18, Glycine_max_v4.0, whole genome shotgun sequence:
- the LOC100306180 gene encoding uncharacterized protein isoform X2: MEKAGSNSPKSALKFVKNTSQSAAQWSSTNSRGMTKDVLKDKFYDKTKVSNMASRRSPPKESNMASPRSPPRENTKPQEFKLHTQERAVKRAMFNYAVTTKFYIMELQKKQEEKLQKLIEEEEVRLLRKEMVPRAQLMPYFDKPFFPQRSSRSIPRESCLHMMSSKCWSCSVGNEIYNLHHYGHQTLKPIK; this comes from the exons ATGGAGAAAGCAGGCTCTAACAGTCCTAAATCTGCTTTGAAG TTTGTGAAGAACACTTCTCAGTCTGCAGCTCAATGGAGCAGTACTAATTCTAGAGGAATG ACAAAAGATGTACTCAAAGACAAGTTCTATGACAAGACTAAAGTAAGTAACATG GCTTCAAGAAGGTCTCCACCCAAAGAAAGTAACATG GCTTCACCAAGGTCTCCACCCAGAGAAAATACTAAGCCACAAGAATTTAAACTCCACACCCAAGAAAGAGCTGTCAAGCGTGCAATGTTCAATTATGCT GTGACGACAAAATTCTATATCATGGAGCTGCAAAAGAAACAAGAGGAAAAGCTGCAAAAG TTGATTGAAGAGGAAGAGGTTCGTTTGCTGAGGAAGGAAATGGTTCCAAGAGCTCAATTGATGCCTTATTTTGATAAGCCATTCTTCCCACAAAG ATCAAGCAGGAGTATTCCAAGAGAGTCATGCCTCCACATGATGAGCAGCAAGTGTTGGAGCTGCTCGGTTGGCAATGAAATCTACAACTTGCACCACTATGGTCATCAAACTCTCAAGCCCATTAAGTAG
- the LOC100306180 gene encoding uncharacterized protein isoform X3, whose protein sequence is MEKAGSNSPKSALKFVKNTSQSAAQWSSTNSRGMTKDVLKDKFYDKTKASRRSPPKESNMASPRSPPRENTKPQEFKLHTQERAVKRAMFNYAVTTKFYIMELQKKQEEKLQKLIEEEEVRLLRKEMVPRAQLMPYFDKPFFPQRSSRSIPRESCLHMMSSKCWSCSVGNEIYNLHHYGHQTLKPIK, encoded by the exons ATGGAGAAAGCAGGCTCTAACAGTCCTAAATCTGCTTTGAAG TTTGTGAAGAACACTTCTCAGTCTGCAGCTCAATGGAGCAGTACTAATTCTAGAGGAATG ACAAAAGATGTACTCAAAGACAAGTTCTATGACAAGACTAAA GCTTCACGAAGGTCTCCACCCAAAGAAAGTAACATG GCTTCACCAAGGTCTCCACCCAGAGAAAATACTAAGCCACAAGAATTTAAACTCCACACCCAAGAAAGAGCTGTCAAGCGTGCAATGTTCAATTATGCT GTGACGACAAAATTCTATATCATGGAGCTGCAAAAGAAACAAGAGGAAAAGCTGCAAAAG TTGATTGAAGAGGAAGAGGTTCGTTTGCTGAGGAAGGAAATGGTTCCAAGAGCTCAATTGATGCCTTATTTTGATAAGCCATTCTTCCCACAAAG ATCAAGCAGGAGTATTCCAAGAGAGTCATGCCTCCACATGATGAGCAGCAAGTGTTGGAGCTGCTCGGTTGGCAATGAAATCTACAACTTGCACCACTATGGTCATCAAACTCTCAAGCCCATTAAGTAG
- the LOC100306180 gene encoding uncharacterized protein LOC100306180 has translation MEKAGSNSPKSALKFVKNTSQSAAQWSSTNSRGMASPRSPPRENTKPQEFKLHTQERAVKRAMFNYAVTTKFYIMELQKKQEEKLQKLIEEEEVRLLRKEMVPRAQLMPYFDKPFFPQRSSRSIPRESCLHMMSSKCWSCSVGNEIYNLHHYGHQTLKPIK, from the exons ATGGAGAAAGCAGGCTCTAACAGTCCTAAATCTGCTTTGAAG TTTGTGAAGAACACTTCTCAGTCTGCAGCTCAATGGAGCAGTACTAATTCTAGAGGAATG GCTTCACCAAGGTCTCCACCCAGAGAAAATACTAAGCCACAAGAATTTAAACTCCACACCCAAGAAAGAGCTGTCAAGCGTGCAATGTTCAATTATGCT GTGACGACAAAATTCTATATCATGGAGCTGCAAAAGAAACAAGAGGAAAAGCTGCAAAAG TTGATTGAAGAGGAAGAGGTTCGTTTGCTGAGGAAGGAAATGGTTCCAAGAGCTCAATTGATGCCTTATTTTGATAAGCCATTCTTCCCACAAAG ATCAAGCAGGAGTATTCCAAGAGAGTCATGCCTCCACATGATGAGCAGCAAGTGTTGGAGCTGCTCGGTTGGCAATGAAATCTACAACTTGCACCACTATGGTCATCAAACTCTCAAGCCCATTAAGTAG
- the LOC100306180 gene encoding uncharacterized protein isoform X1, producing MEKAGSNSPKSALKFVKNTSQSAAQWSSTNSRGMTKDVLKDKFYDKTKASRRSPPKESNMASRRSPPKESNMASPRSPPRENTKPQEFKLHTQERAVKRAMFNYAVTTKFYIMELQKKQEEKLQKLIEEEEVRLLRKEMVPRAQLMPYFDKPFFPQRSSRSIPRESCLHMMSSKCWSCSVGNEIYNLHHYGHQTLKPIK from the exons ATGGAGAAAGCAGGCTCTAACAGTCCTAAATCTGCTTTGAAG TTTGTGAAGAACACTTCTCAGTCTGCAGCTCAATGGAGCAGTACTAATTCTAGAGGAATG ACAAAAGATGTACTCAAAGACAAGTTCTATGACAAGACTAAA GCTTCACGAAGGTCTCCACCCAAAGAAAGTAACATG GCTTCAAGAAGGTCTCCACCCAAAGAAAGTAACATG GCTTCACCAAGGTCTCCACCCAGAGAAAATACTAAGCCACAAGAATTTAAACTCCACACCCAAGAAAGAGCTGTCAAGCGTGCAATGTTCAATTATGCT GTGACGACAAAATTCTATATCATGGAGCTGCAAAAGAAACAAGAGGAAAAGCTGCAAAAG TTGATTGAAGAGGAAGAGGTTCGTTTGCTGAGGAAGGAAATGGTTCCAAGAGCTCAATTGATGCCTTATTTTGATAAGCCATTCTTCCCACAAAG ATCAAGCAGGAGTATTCCAAGAGAGTCATGCCTCCACATGATGAGCAGCAAGTGTTGGAGCTGCTCGGTTGGCAATGAAATCTACAACTTGCACCACTATGGTCATCAAACTCTCAAGCCCATTAAGTAG
- the LOC100306180 gene encoding uncharacterized protein isoform X4 — MEKAGSNSPKSALKTKDVLKDKFYDKTKASRRSPPKESNMASRRSPPKESNMASPRSPPRENTKPQEFKLHTQERAVKRAMFNYAVTTKFYIMELQKKQEEKLQKLIEEEEVRLLRKEMVPRAQLMPYFDKPFFPQRSSRSIPRESCLHMMSSKCWSCSVGNEIYNLHHYGHQTLKPIK, encoded by the exons ATGGAGAAAGCAGGCTCTAACAGTCCTAAATCTGCTTTGAAG ACAAAAGATGTACTCAAAGACAAGTTCTATGACAAGACTAAA GCTTCACGAAGGTCTCCACCCAAAGAAAGTAACATG GCTTCAAGAAGGTCTCCACCCAAAGAAAGTAACATG GCTTCACCAAGGTCTCCACCCAGAGAAAATACTAAGCCACAAGAATTTAAACTCCACACCCAAGAAAGAGCTGTCAAGCGTGCAATGTTCAATTATGCT GTGACGACAAAATTCTATATCATGGAGCTGCAAAAGAAACAAGAGGAAAAGCTGCAAAAG TTGATTGAAGAGGAAGAGGTTCGTTTGCTGAGGAAGGAAATGGTTCCAAGAGCTCAATTGATGCCTTATTTTGATAAGCCATTCTTCCCACAAAG ATCAAGCAGGAGTATTCCAAGAGAGTCATGCCTCCACATGATGAGCAGCAAGTGTTGGAGCTGCTCGGTTGGCAATGAAATCTACAACTTGCACCACTATGGTCATCAAACTCTCAAGCCCATTAAGTAG
- the LOC100306180 gene encoding uncharacterized protein isoform X5: MEKAGSNSPKSALKTKDVLKDKFYDKTKASRRSPPKESNMASPRSPPRENTKPQEFKLHTQERAVKRAMFNYAVTTKFYIMELQKKQEEKLQKLIEEEEVRLLRKEMVPRAQLMPYFDKPFFPQRSSRSIPRESCLHMMSSKCWSCSVGNEIYNLHHYGHQTLKPIK, translated from the exons ATGGAGAAAGCAGGCTCTAACAGTCCTAAATCTGCTTTGAAG ACAAAAGATGTACTCAAAGACAAGTTCTATGACAAGACTAAA GCTTCACGAAGGTCTCCACCCAAAGAAAGTAACATG GCTTCACCAAGGTCTCCACCCAGAGAAAATACTAAGCCACAAGAATTTAAACTCCACACCCAAGAAAGAGCTGTCAAGCGTGCAATGTTCAATTATGCT GTGACGACAAAATTCTATATCATGGAGCTGCAAAAGAAACAAGAGGAAAAGCTGCAAAAG TTGATTGAAGAGGAAGAGGTTCGTTTGCTGAGGAAGGAAATGGTTCCAAGAGCTCAATTGATGCCTTATTTTGATAAGCCATTCTTCCCACAAAG ATCAAGCAGGAGTATTCCAAGAGAGTCATGCCTCCACATGATGAGCAGCAAGTGTTGGAGCTGCTCGGTTGGCAATGAAATCTACAACTTGCACCACTATGGTCATCAAACTCTCAAGCCCATTAAGTAG
- the LOC121174012 gene encoding secreted RxLR effector protein 161-like, translating into MFATSLLSKFMKSPTQVHLGAAKRVLRYISGITNYGLWLRKDESEELQGYADSDWVGCSDDAESTSGYVFSFGSGTLSWGLKKQDVIAEAGHISAGAVSNQAIWLRNFLSNVRQVQSEATILRVDNKSAIVIAKNPVQHGRTNHINVKYHAI; encoded by the coding sequence ATGTTTGCTACAAGCTTATTGTCCAAATTCATGAAATCTCCAACTCAAGTTCATCTTGGTGCAGCAAAGCGAGTCTTGAGGTACATAAGTGGAATTACAAACTATGGTCTTTGGCTTCGGAAAGATGAAAGTGAAGAACTTCAAGGCTATGCAGACAGTGATTGGGTCGGATGTTCAGACGATGCAGAAAGTACCTCGGGCTATGTTTTCTCATTTGGAAGTGGCACTTTATCATGGGGTTTAAAGAAACAAGATGTGATTGCTGAAGCTGGGCATATTTCAGCTGGAGCAGTATCAAATCAAGCCATTTGGTTGAGAAATTTTTTATCTAACGTTAGACAGGTTCAAAGTGAAGCAACCATTTTGAGGGTCGACAACAAGTCAGCTATTGTTATagctaaaaatcctgttcagcATGGAAGGACTAACCACATCAATGTTAAGTATCATGCCATTTGA
- the LOC100789490 gene encoding serine/threonine-protein kinase rio2, whose protein sequence is MKLDVDVLRYLSKDDFRVLTAVELGMRNHEIVPTELIDRIARLKHGGTYKVLKNLLKHKLLHHDSSKYDGFRLTYLGYDFLAIKTMVNKGVFVAVGRQIGVGKESDIFEVAREDGTVLAMKLHRLGRVSFRAVKSKRDYLRHRSSYNWLYLSRLAALKEFAFMKALETHGFPVPNAIESNRHCVVMSLVQGYPLVQVKQLLNPETVFEAILGQVVRLAEHGLIHCDFNEFNIMINDDEKITMIDFPQMVSVSHRNAQMYFDRDVECIFKFFRKRFNLSFQESIDDIDGSDEGRDEAGKPSFSSIERSAGFLDRELAASGFTRKNEEDIQRFIEGGAESDTNSDSEGVDLVEDLNEADTVDDDSSHLSEQNEGSESQGKEEICEARESSGSEKEDASDNGESNEDTLQNEAELVKNLSKQRRHAIAKAHKGRKTVAARNSYKDKGGRSSHNSKIQKQLSSW, encoded by the exons ATGAAGCTCGACGTAGATGTCTTGAGATATCTCTCCAAAGATGATTTTAGGGTTCTCACTGCCGTTGAATTGGGGATGCGGAAT CATGAAATCGTACCCACCGAACTCATCGACCGAATTGCGCGTCTCAA GCATGGAGGCACGTACAAGGTTTTGAAAAACTTGCTCAAACACAAGTTGTTGCATCACGACTCTTCTAAAT atgATGGGTTCCGCCTTACCTACCTTGGTTATGATTTTCTTGCCATTAAGACTATGGTGAACAAAGGAGTGTTTGTAGCTGTTGGACGCCAGATTGGTGTTGGAAAGGAATCTG ATATATTTGAGGTTGCCCGTGAAGACGGAACAGTTCTGGCTATGAAGTTGCATAGGCTTGGAAGAGTCTCTTTCCGAGCCGTCAAATCTAAGCGTGACTACTTGAGACATCGCAGTAGTTATAATTGGCTCTATTTGTCTCGCCTCGCTGCACTTAAAGAATTTGCTTTCATGAAG GCTTTGGAAACACATGGCTTCCCTGTTCCAAATGCAATAGAAAGCAATAGACATTGTGTAGTCATGTCACTCGTCCAAGGTTATCCTCT TGTTCAGGTTAAGCAGTTACTGAATCCAGAGACAGTTTTTGAGGCAATTCTTGGTCAGGTCGTTCGGTTGGCAGAGCATGGTCTCATTCATTGTGATTTCAATGAATTTAACATCATG ATTAATGATgatgaaaaaattacaatgattGATTTTCCACAAATGGTATCTGTGTCACACCGTAATGCGCAGAT GTACTTTGACCGTGATGTTGAATGCATCTTTAAGTTTTTCAGGAAAAG GTTCAATCTTTCTTTTCAAGAAAGCATAGATGATATTGATGGTTCTGATGAAGGGAGAGATGAAGCTGGAAAGCCAAGTTTTTCTTCAATAGAAAGAAGTGCTGGTTTTCTAGATAGAGAGCTTGCTGCCAGTGGCTTTACTAGAAAGAATGAAGAAGATATTCAGAGG TTCATTGAAGGTGGGGCAGAAAGTGATACAAATTCAGATAGTGAAGGGGTTGACTTGGTGGAAGACCTGAATGAAGCAGACACTGTAGATGATGATTCTTCACATTTGTCAGAACAG AATGAGGGATCCGAAAGTCAAGGGAAAGAGGAGATTTGTGAAGCACGTGAAAGCAGTGGATCTGAAAAGGAAGATGCAAGTGACAAT GGGGAAAGCAATGAAGATACATTGCAAAATGAAGCTGAACTCGTTAAGAACTTGAGTAAGCAACGACGACATGCCATAGCGAAAGCTCATAAGGGACGAAAGACTGTTGCAGCCAGAAATTCCTACAAAGACAAAGGTGGTAGATCATCTCACAATTCTAAAATCCAGAAACAGTTGAGCAGCTGGTGA
- the LOC100815895 gene encoding L-type lectin-domain containing receptor kinase VIII.1, producing MNIHLHFPMSPLQTSFFVFFLCFLNASSSIFATTQFDFGTLTMSTLKLLGDAHLNNNTVSLTGDPAVPNSAAGRALYSAPVRFRQPGTPSPASFSTFFSFSVTNLNPSSVGGGLAFVISPDSSAVGDPGGFLGLQTAGGGNFLAVEFDTLMDVEFSDINGNHVGLDLNSVVSTQVSDLGGIGVDLKSGDSVNAWIEYDGNAKGLRVWVSYSNVRPKDPILKVDLDVGMYVNDFMYVGFSGSTQGSTEVHSVEWWSFNSSFDSAAAPAASSAPSATSEQKESRSSRKSTVGAVAGVVTAGAFVLALFAGALIWVYSKKVKYVKKLDHSIESEIIRMPKEFSYKELKLATKGFSANRVIGHGAFGTVYKGVLPESGDIVAVKRCNHSGQGKNEFLSELSIIGSLRHRNLVHLQGWCHEKGEILLVYDLMPNGSLDKALHESRMPLSWPHRLKILLGVSSVLAYLHHECENQVIHRDIKTSNIMLDEGFIARLGDFGLARQTEHDKSPDATVAAGTMGYLAPEYVLTGRATEKTDVFSYGAVVLEVASGRRPIEKDAPAAGNGKVGISSNLVEWVWSLHQEGKLLTAADPRLEGEFEEGEMRKVLLVGLACSHPDSMARPTMRGVVQMLLGEAEVPIVPRAKPSTSYSTSQLLMNLQDSESECNNGMITISTSSSESSFNGRDSLMEV from the coding sequence ATGAACATCCATCTCCATTTCCCAATGTCACCACTTCAAACAtccttcttcgtcttcttcctATGTTTTCTCAATGCCTCTTCTTCTATTTTCGCCACCACCCAATTTGACTTTGGGACTTTAACTATGAGCACTTTGAAGCTTCTCGGCGATGCCCATTTGAACAACAACACCGTCAGCCTCACCGGCGACCCCGCCGTCCCCAACTCCGCCGCCGGAAGAGCCCTTTACTCCGCCCCTGTCAGATTCCGGCAACCGGGAACCCCTTCTCCGGCGAGCTTCTccaccttcttctccttctccgtCACCAACCTCAACCCCTCCTCCGTCGGCGGCGGCCTCGCCTTCGTTATCTCGCCGGACTCCTCCGCCGTCGGCGACCCCGGCGGCTTCCTCGGCCTCCAAACCGCCGGCGGCGGAAACTTCCTCGCCGTGGAATTCGACACCCTGATGGACGTGGAGTTCAGCGACATCAATGGAAACCACGTCGGATTAGACCTAAATAGCGTCGTTTCGACGCAAGTTAGCGACTTGGGAGGCATCGGAGTGGATCTCAAAAGCGGTGACTCGGTGAACGCGTGGATCGAGTACGACGGAAACGCCAAAGGGTTGCGCGTTTGGGTCTCGTACTCGAACGTTCGGCCAAAAGATCCGATTTTGAAGGTGGATCTCGATGTGGGTATGTACGTTAACGATTTCATGTATGTGGGGTTTTCTGGGTCTACCCAAGGTAGCACCGAGGTTCACAGTGTTGAGTGGTGGAGTTTTAACTCCTCCTTTGATTCCGCGGCGGCTCCTGCCGCCTCGTCAGCACCCTCCGCCACGTCAGAGCAAAAGGAGAGTAGGTCGTCTAGGAAGAGTACTGTGGGGGCAGTTGCTGGGGTTGTCACTGCTGGTGCTTTTGTTCTTGCTCTCTTTGCTGGTGCATTGATTTGGGTGTATTCTAAGAAGGTTAAGTATGTGAAGAAGCTCGATCATTCTATTGAGTCGGAGATTATTAGAATGCCTAAGGAGTTTAGCTACAAGGAGCTTAAATTGGCCACTAAGGGGTTCAGTGCTAATAGGGTCATTGGTCATGGTGCTTTTGGGACTGTGTACAAGGGTGTGTTGCCTGAGAGTGGTGACATTGTTGCGGTGAAGAGGTGTAACCATAGTGGCCAGGGGAAGAATGAGTTTCTGTCTGAGTTGTCTATAATTGGAAGTCTTAGGCATAGGAATTTGGTTCACCTTCAAGGTTGGTGCCATGAGAAAGGTGAGATTTTGTTGGTGTATGACTTGATGCCAAATGGGAGTCTGGATAAGGCTTTGCATGAGTCTAGAATGCCGTTGTCTTGGCCTCACAGGCTCAAAATTTTGTTAGGTGTGTCGTCTGTTTTGGCCTACTTGCATCATGAGTGCGAAAACCAGGTAATTCATAGGGACATTAAGACTAGTAACATTATGTTAGATGAAGGGTTCATTGCTAGGTTAGGCGATTTTGGTTTAGCGAGGCAAACGGAGCATGACAAGTCTCCTGATGCCACTGTGGCTGCCGGGACAATGGGGTACCTTGCACCTGAGTACGTGCTTACTGGTAGAGCCACGGAGAAAACTGATGTGTTTAGCTATGGTGCTGTGGTTCTTGAGGTGGCCAGTGGGAGGAGGCCTATTGAGAAAGATGCTCCTGCTGCTGGGAATGGTAAAGTTGGAATTAGCAGCAATTTGGTGGAATGGGTTTGGAGTTTGCATCAAGAAGGTAAGTTGCTAACAGCGGCTGATCCGAGACTTGAAGGTGAGTTTGAGGAAGGGGAGATGAGGAAGGTACTCTTGGTTGGATTAGCTTGCTCACACCCTGATTCAATGGCAAGACCTACTATGAGGGGTGTGGTTCAGATGCTGCTGGGTGAGGCTGAAGTGCCTATTGTCCCTAGAGCCAAGCCATCTACTAGTTACAGTACTTCTCAACTCTTAATGAACTTGCAAGATAGTGAATCTGAGTGTAATAATGGTATGATCACCATCTCTACCTCTTCATCAGAGAGCAGCTTCAATGGCAGAGATAGTCTGATGGAAGTCTAG